The Corynebacterium qintianiae genome has a window encoding:
- a CDS encoding FtsW/RodA/SpoVE family cell cycle protein: protein MEARPLTDYTMIRTIVLVLAGLGVVMVMSSSMASSFASSASVWSQAIRQTIMVAGGLFFFWLLLRMSPDRLRRFSHVIMGISVLLLVVVLTPLGTGREEVGSQSWLVLGPASLQPSELARVAIAIWGASILANKDYNRPSRLDNGFAPFIAVAVLCLGLIGLQGDYGMAVSFSIVVAFILLFAGISWRLIAAAGAVALVGMVFVFLSGGYRSNRFHVYFDALFGRFEDTRGIAFQSHQGFLSLADGSLFGVGLGQSRAKWFYLPEARNDFIFAVIGEELGLWGGALVIVLFGLLGFFGLRAARRARNQFQALLAAALTTGVVSQAFINIAYVLGLLPVTGIQLPMLSAGGTSAVITLGAMGMLASVARHEPDAVSSMQNYGRPAFDRVLGIGEPKSPGQMVRGRRSVRTAAGRRERFGAPVTARPAAPREPREDREFQRPVTGNRGQSRPRYDVRRDSSWRGGRRAS from the coding sequence ATGGAGGCGCGCCCGCTGACCGACTACACGATGATCCGCACGATCGTCCTCGTCCTCGCCGGACTGGGTGTGGTCATGGTGATGAGTTCGTCGATGGCGTCGTCCTTCGCTTCTTCGGCCTCCGTCTGGTCCCAGGCGATCCGACAGACGATCATGGTCGCCGGAGGCCTGTTCTTTTTCTGGCTTCTGCTCAGGATGTCGCCCGATCGGCTGCGCAGGTTCTCGCACGTCATCATGGGGATTTCGGTCCTTCTTCTCGTGGTGGTGCTCACACCGCTGGGCACGGGGCGCGAGGAGGTGGGTTCCCAGTCGTGGCTGGTGCTCGGCCCGGCCAGCCTGCAGCCGTCGGAGCTCGCGCGCGTGGCTATCGCCATCTGGGGTGCGAGCATCCTGGCGAACAAGGACTACAACCGTCCCTCGCGCCTGGATAACGGTTTCGCACCGTTTATCGCCGTCGCGGTGCTCTGCCTCGGCCTCATTGGACTGCAGGGCGACTACGGCATGGCCGTGTCATTTTCTATTGTCGTCGCCTTCATCTTGCTGTTCGCGGGAATTTCCTGGCGGCTCATCGCGGCTGCAGGCGCCGTCGCTCTCGTCGGAATGGTGTTCGTCTTCCTCTCCGGCGGTTACCGATCCAACCGCTTCCACGTGTACTTCGACGCGCTGTTCGGCCGGTTCGAGGACACGCGCGGCATCGCCTTCCAATCCCACCAGGGCTTCTTGTCGCTTGCCGACGGCTCCCTGTTCGGTGTCGGCCTCGGCCAGTCACGCGCCAAGTGGTTCTACCTGCCGGAGGCGCGCAACGACTTCATTTTCGCCGTCATCGGCGAGGAGCTCGGGCTGTGGGGCGGGGCGCTGGTCATCGTGCTGTTCGGTTTGTTGGGTTTCTTCGGTCTGCGCGCAGCCCGCCGCGCCCGCAACCAGTTCCAGGCACTCCTCGCCGCCGCGCTGACCACAGGTGTGGTCTCCCAGGCGTTCATCAACATTGCCTATGTCCTCGGCCTGCTGCCCGTCACCGGTATTCAGCTGCCGATGCTTTCCGCGGGCGGCACGTCCGCGGTAATCACGCTCGGAGCGATGGGCATGCTCGCCTCCGTCGCCCGCCATGAGCCTGACGCGGTGTCCTCGATGCAGAACTACGGCCGCCCCGCCTTCGACCGGGTCCTGGGTATCGGGGAGCCGAAGTCCCCCGGCCAGATGGTGCGCGGGCGCCGCTCCGTCCGCACCGCCGCCGGACGACGTGAGCGCTTCGGCGCACCGGTCACGGCCCGCCCCGCAGCGCCCCGCGAGCCCCGGGAGGATCGGGAGTTCCAGCGCCCCGTCACCGGCAACCGCGGGCAATCCCGCCCGCGCTACGATGTCCGGAGAGACAGTTCCTGGCGCGGCGGCCGACGCGCCAGCTAG
- a CDS encoding UDP-N-acetylmuramoyl-L-alanyl-D-glutamate--2,6-diaminopimelate ligase encodes MNHDSQDADPRTTPEPVSLAGLARIAGAKIVNATAGAAESVTVSSVGLNSREVDSDGLFAALPGTRVHGAQYASESPARAVLTDEEGLSILRGAADTRPVLVVDDVRAILGYVSAEVYGHPSQRMTLIGVTGTSGKTTTTYLLERGLMAAGAEVGLIGTTGTRIRGREVPTSLTTPEAPTLQALFARMAAAGVTHVVMEVSSHALMLGRVSGTQFDLAGFTNLSQDHLDFHPTMEDYFEAKATFFDPASPVAASTSVICVDDEWGQRMAERAARPLRVGTRGQDGLDCSARMVGVHETGAQDIVLALGGETHEFTLPLPGAFNVANAALATALARAAGADVSKFIGGLEGAAVPGRMERIDAGQGFVAVVDYAHKPAAIAAVLQTLRGQVDGRIGIVVGAGGDRDTSKRAIMGAESAKRADLVIVTDDNPRTEDPATIRAAVLDGARSTGSPAEIRESGSRADAIDQLVAWARPGDAVVVVGKGHEVGQTVGDTTHHFDDREEMRRALTENGYGENDAHGNVGR; translated from the coding sequence GTGAACCACGACAGCCAGGACGCAGACCCCCGAACAACGCCGGAGCCTGTCTCACTCGCGGGGTTGGCGCGCATCGCGGGCGCGAAGATTGTCAACGCCACCGCTGGCGCCGCCGAGAGCGTTACCGTCAGCTCGGTTGGCCTGAACTCGCGCGAAGTCGACTCCGACGGGCTGTTCGCCGCCCTGCCGGGGACCCGCGTCCACGGCGCGCAGTACGCCTCCGAGTCGCCCGCCCGTGCGGTTCTTACTGACGAGGAGGGCCTCTCCATCCTCCGCGGCGCGGCGGACACCCGGCCCGTGCTGGTGGTCGACGACGTGCGCGCCATCCTGGGTTACGTCTCCGCCGAGGTTTACGGGCACCCGTCGCAACGCATGACTCTGATTGGAGTGACGGGGACGTCGGGCAAGACCACGACGACCTACCTCCTAGAGCGCGGCCTCATGGCCGCGGGCGCCGAGGTCGGCCTCATCGGCACGACGGGCACGCGCATCCGCGGCAGGGAAGTTCCGACATCGCTGACCACCCCCGAGGCCCCGACGTTGCAGGCGCTGTTCGCGCGCATGGCCGCGGCTGGTGTGACGCACGTTGTCATGGAGGTCAGCTCGCACGCCCTGATGCTCGGGCGCGTCAGCGGCACCCAGTTCGACCTCGCCGGATTCACCAACCTCAGCCAAGACCACCTCGACTTCCACCCGACGATGGAGGACTACTTTGAGGCCAAGGCGACGTTCTTCGACCCGGCCTCGCCGGTGGCGGCGTCGACAAGCGTCATCTGCGTCGACGACGAGTGGGGCCAGCGCATGGCCGAGCGCGCGGCCCGGCCGTTGCGCGTGGGTACGCGCGGCCAGGACGGGCTCGACTGCAGCGCCCGCATGGTCGGTGTGCACGAGACGGGCGCCCAGGACATCGTGCTAGCGCTCGGTGGGGAGACCCACGAATTCACGCTGCCCTTGCCAGGCGCCTTCAACGTGGCCAACGCGGCACTGGCCACCGCTCTCGCGCGCGCGGCCGGTGCGGACGTGAGCAAGTTCATCGGCGGGCTCGAGGGTGCGGCCGTGCCGGGCCGGATGGAGCGTATCGACGCCGGCCAGGGCTTTGTTGCCGTTGTCGATTACGCGCACAAGCCCGCCGCTATCGCGGCAGTTCTGCAGACGCTGCGCGGCCAGGTCGACGGCAGGATCGGCATCGTCGTCGGAGCGGGCGGCGACCGCGACACCTCCAAGCGCGCCATCATGGGGGCTGAGTCGGCCAAGCGCGCCGACCTAGTGATCGTCACCGACGACAACCCCCGCACCGAGGACCCCGCCACTATCCGCGCGGCGGTGCTCGACGGCGCGCGCTCCACCGGCAGCCCCGCAGAAATCAGGGAGAGCGGCTCGCGGGCGGACGCCATCGACCAGCTCGTCGCGTGGGCGCGGCCCGGTGACGCGGTCGTCGTGGTGGGCAAAGGCCACGAGGTCGGCCAGACCGTGGGAGACACGACACACCACTTCGATGACCGCGAAGAGATGCGGAGGGCGCTGACCGAAAACGGCTACGGTGAAAACGACGCCCACGGCAACGTGGGCCGCTAA
- the rsmH gene encoding 16S rRNA (cytosine(1402)-N(4))-methyltransferase RsmH, whose product MDFGLKPNHGHVPVMRDRMADLLAPAIEAFGADAVIVDGTLGAGGHTEHFLDTFPLACVIGVDRDPAALRDASNRLGRFGDRFVGVQARFDEIGNAIDEGKGPVFDKARTAGIAGALFDLGVSSMQLDQEERGFAYRVDAPLDMRMDPTTGITAADVLNTYSHGDLARILKTYGDERFAGKIASHVLKEREKEPFTRSGRLVELIYQAIPAATRRTGGHPAKRTFQALRIEVNQELDALENVIPVITDALGSSGRVVFMSYQSLEDKIVKTALNALSTSTTPAGLPMDLPGTAAGFRSITSGAEKASEAEIEQNSRAAPVRVRGVEKLSHPSP is encoded by the coding sequence ATGGACTTCGGGCTGAAGCCCAACCATGGGCACGTCCCCGTCATGCGCGACCGCATGGCAGACCTCCTCGCCCCAGCGATTGAGGCGTTCGGCGCTGACGCCGTGATCGTCGACGGCACCCTCGGTGCCGGCGGGCACACCGAGCATTTCCTCGACACGTTTCCCCTCGCCTGCGTTATCGGCGTGGACCGCGATCCAGCGGCCCTGCGAGACGCGTCGAACAGGCTCGGCCGTTTCGGCGATCGGTTCGTGGGAGTGCAGGCGCGTTTCGACGAGATCGGCAACGCGATCGATGAGGGAAAGGGGCCCGTGTTCGACAAGGCGCGAACCGCCGGTATCGCGGGTGCACTGTTCGACCTCGGTGTTTCTTCGATGCAGCTGGACCAAGAGGAACGCGGTTTCGCATACCGGGTCGACGCGCCCCTCGACATGCGGATGGATCCCACAACCGGAATCACCGCCGCCGACGTGCTTAACACCTACAGTCACGGTGACCTCGCGCGGATCCTCAAAACCTACGGTGACGAACGCTTCGCCGGCAAGATCGCGTCCCACGTCCTCAAGGAACGAGAGAAAGAACCGTTTACGCGAAGCGGGCGCCTGGTTGAGCTCATCTACCAGGCGATTCCGGCCGCTACCCGCCGTACCGGTGGCCACCCGGCCAAGCGAACGTTCCAGGCCCTGCGCATCGAGGTCAACCAGGAGCTCGACGCGCTTGAGAACGTCATCCCCGTGATCACGGACGCGCTCGGCTCATCCGGCCGTGTGGTGTTTATGAGTTACCAGTCGCTCGAAGACAAGATCGTCAAGACCGCGCTGAACGCCCTGAGCACCTCGACCACGCCGGCCGGGTTGCCAATGGATCTCCCCGGCACCGCAGCCGGGTTCCGGTCTATCACCAGCGGGGCAGAGAAGGCCTCGGAGGCCGAAATCGAGCAGAACTCTCGAGCTGCCCCGGTGCGTGTCCGGGGCGTCGAGAAGCTTTCCCACCCCAGCCCGTAA
- the murD gene encoding UDP-N-acetylmuramoyl-L-alanine--D-glutamate ligase — MTAQINTAAIPAELRGGVLVAGAGVSGLGAAKLLRTLGVSFAVADDNPANRARAKEEAGAAAFSTAEVAERLAEFGIVVTSPGWRPDSPLLLAARETGIDVIGDVELCFRLDRAGVFGAPRIWLVVTGTNGKTTTTGMLAAIMDESSKDTGLRAQACGNIGVAVSDALVASPRVDVLVAELSSFQLHWSSQLVPDAGVLLNLADDHIDWHGSFTAYAQAKAKVLAAPSTVAGVDDAEVARLAQLTGRDDIVGFTLGEPSISELGVVGGRIVFNRGGVLEDIASADGIEPAGVAGVLDALAAAAVAVTQGVEPQRIQDGLSGYRVEGHRGAVVHSANGVDWIDNSKATNPHAADSALAGAGAPGTVVWVAGGQLKGASVDQLIADHGQLFRAVALLGVDRGLFHDALRRLVPDVPVFVSESTDPEGAMDECVRFAAENARPGDTVVLAPAAASLDMFSGMSARGDAFAAAAVRHCV; from the coding sequence GTGACGGCGCAGATCAACACCGCTGCCATCCCCGCGGAGCTGCGGGGCGGTGTCCTCGTCGCCGGTGCGGGCGTGTCCGGTCTCGGTGCCGCGAAGCTGCTTCGCACCCTCGGCGTCAGCTTCGCCGTCGCGGACGACAACCCAGCCAACCGTGCGCGAGCCAAGGAAGAAGCAGGTGCTGCCGCATTCAGCACCGCAGAGGTGGCCGAACGGCTGGCCGAGTTCGGCATCGTGGTCACCTCACCCGGTTGGCGCCCCGACTCACCGCTTCTCCTCGCCGCCCGCGAAACCGGAATCGACGTCATCGGCGACGTTGAGCTGTGCTTCCGCCTCGACCGCGCCGGGGTGTTCGGTGCGCCGCGCATCTGGCTCGTCGTTACCGGCACAAATGGAAAAACAACGACGACGGGCATGCTCGCAGCCATTATGGATGAGTCCAGCAAGGACACTGGTCTGCGCGCGCAGGCGTGCGGCAACATCGGGGTTGCGGTGAGCGACGCGCTCGTCGCCTCCCCCCGGGTCGACGTCCTCGTCGCCGAGCTGTCGAGCTTCCAGCTGCACTGGTCGAGCCAGCTCGTCCCGGATGCGGGTGTCCTCCTCAACCTTGCCGACGACCACATCGACTGGCACGGTTCCTTCACCGCCTACGCGCAGGCGAAGGCGAAGGTGCTGGCGGCACCGTCAACCGTCGCCGGTGTCGACGACGCCGAGGTGGCCCGCTTGGCGCAGCTCACCGGGCGCGATGACATCGTCGGGTTCACGTTGGGCGAGCCGTCGATAAGCGAGCTCGGGGTCGTAGGCGGGCGGATCGTGTTCAACCGCGGAGGAGTGCTCGAGGACATCGCCAGCGCCGACGGCATCGAGCCGGCCGGGGTGGCGGGCGTGCTGGACGCGCTGGCGGCTGCCGCGGTGGCGGTAACGCAGGGAGTGGAACCGCAGCGGATCCAGGACGGTTTGTCCGGGTACCGGGTCGAGGGTCACCGTGGCGCTGTCGTGCACTCCGCGAACGGGGTCGACTGGATCGACAACTCGAAAGCGACCAACCCTCATGCGGCAGATTCGGCGCTGGCGGGAGCGGGCGCGCCCGGCACGGTGGTGTGGGTCGCCGGCGGCCAGCTCAAGGGCGCGAGCGTGGACCAGTTGATCGCGGACCACGGTCAGCTGTTCCGCGCGGTCGCGCTCCTTGGCGTGGATCGCGGCCTCTTCCACGACGCTTTGCGACGCCTTGTTCCCGACGTGCCCGTCTTCGTCAGCGAGTCCACCGACCCCGAAGGGGCGATGGACGAGTGTGTCAGGTTCGCCGCCGAGAACGCTCGGCCGGGAGACACCGTCGTCCTCGCACCGGCCGCCGCGAGTTTGGATATGTTTTCCGGGATGTCCGCGCGTGGCGACGCGTTCGCGGCCGCAGCAGTGCGACACTGCGTGTAA
- a CDS encoding peptidoglycan D,D-transpeptidase FtsI family protein → MNNSSTRVAESQKAVTRRRSRLIAAAFLAAATLLVGRLAWVQIAWGPELQQQAEAQRARVYVEPARRGDIVDRAGNQLAYTMQARSLTVSPVLLRKELREQQELQMSVDGLSREAIDAQVDARVEDVLRTMANEIPKMIEGAHAVNGAQDEDGEKARENRVSSKDILDKLHADSNYEVLVRNVDPDVAAEVAKDFHGVAADHQDIRQYPNGAVGENIVGKVSMDGQGQFGLEASSDSVLTGINGRSTEDVSADGQSIPGTLRDAVPAVDGSHVKLTIDVDLQTFVQRTLEQAKANSLAKDAEAVVLDAHTGEVLAMANTGTVDPNGNLEKQLAQGRSFDNYAISHPYEPGSVAKIITAAAAIEEGLTNPQEVHQVPGSIDMAGVTVKDAWVHDVAPYTTAGIFGKSSNVGTLQLAQRIGEEKFAEYLDRFGIGQTTGIELPNESPGLLPVVEQWSGGTFANLPIGQGMSWTTLQMASVYQALANGGERVEPRIISEVVGPDGQEVPAEPAKRTRVVSEETARTTVDMFRSTFQQDPMGVNSGTAQGNGIEGYQLSGKTGTAQKVNLETGAYSQSQFWITFAGIAPADDPRFVVAVMLDEPQRGPLEGGAGGQSAAPVFREISSWLINRENIAQSPPAEPFVLEQR, encoded by the coding sequence GTGAACAATTCCAGCACCCGCGTTGCGGAGTCGCAAAAGGCAGTCACGAGGCGCCGGTCGCGGCTGATCGCGGCCGCATTCCTCGCCGCGGCGACACTGCTGGTGGGCAGGCTCGCGTGGGTGCAGATCGCCTGGGGTCCGGAGTTGCAGCAGCAGGCCGAGGCGCAGCGCGCCCGTGTGTATGTCGAACCGGCACGCCGCGGCGACATCGTTGACCGCGCAGGCAACCAGCTGGCGTACACGATGCAGGCGAGGTCTCTGACGGTATCCCCGGTCCTGCTGCGCAAGGAGTTGCGTGAGCAGCAGGAGCTGCAGATGAGTGTCGATGGGCTGTCCCGTGAAGCTATCGACGCCCAGGTCGACGCCCGCGTCGAGGATGTGCTGCGGACCATGGCGAACGAGATCCCAAAGATGATCGAGGGCGCCCACGCCGTCAACGGGGCGCAGGACGAGGACGGGGAAAAGGCCCGCGAAAACCGGGTGAGCTCCAAGGACATCCTTGACAAGCTCCACGCCGACAGCAATTACGAGGTCCTCGTCCGCAACGTCGACCCCGATGTCGCCGCTGAGGTGGCCAAGGATTTCCACGGCGTGGCCGCTGACCACCAGGACATCCGCCAGTATCCGAACGGCGCGGTCGGTGAGAACATCGTGGGCAAGGTGTCCATGGACGGACAGGGCCAGTTCGGCCTCGAGGCGTCCAGCGACAGCGTCCTCACCGGTATCAACGGCCGCTCCACCGAGGACGTCTCCGCCGACGGACAGTCGATTCCGGGCACGCTTCGCGACGCCGTCCCGGCCGTCGACGGGTCCCATGTCAAGCTCACCATCGACGTCGACCTTCAGACATTCGTGCAGCGCACGCTCGAACAGGCGAAGGCGAACTCCCTGGCCAAGGATGCTGAGGCTGTCGTGCTCGACGCCCACACCGGTGAGGTGCTCGCCATGGCGAATACCGGGACCGTCGACCCGAACGGCAACCTGGAGAAGCAGCTGGCTCAAGGGCGCAGTTTCGACAACTACGCCATTTCCCACCCGTACGAACCGGGCTCCGTGGCGAAGATCATCACCGCCGCCGCGGCGATCGAGGAGGGGCTGACGAACCCCCAAGAGGTGCACCAGGTCCCGGGTTCGATCGACATGGCGGGTGTGACCGTCAAAGACGCCTGGGTGCACGATGTCGCGCCTTACACCACTGCCGGCATCTTCGGTAAGTCCTCCAACGTGGGCACTCTGCAGCTCGCGCAGCGCATCGGTGAAGAAAAGTTTGCCGAATACCTCGACCGCTTCGGCATCGGGCAGACCACGGGCATCGAGCTGCCCAACGAATCCCCAGGCTTGCTGCCCGTAGTGGAGCAGTGGTCGGGGGGCACCTTCGCCAACCTGCCCATCGGCCAGGGCATGAGCTGGACGACGCTGCAGATGGCGAGCGTGTACCAGGCGCTTGCCAACGGAGGTGAGCGCGTAGAACCCCGCATTATCTCGGAAGTGGTCGGCCCGGATGGGCAGGAAGTCCCGGCTGAACCGGCCAAGCGCACCCGCGTGGTTAGCGAGGAGACTGCCCGCACCACGGTGGACATGTTCCGGTCCACCTTCCAGCAGGACCCGATGGGGGTGAACTCGGGCACCGCGCAGGGCAACGGCATTGAGGGCTACCAGCTTTCCGGCAAGACGGGCACCGCGCAGAAGGTGAATCTCGAAACCGGCGCGTACTCCCAGAGCCAGTTCTGGATCACGTTTGCCGGAATCGCGCCCGCCGACGACCCGAGGTTCGTCGTGGCGGTGATGCTCGACGAGCCGCAGCGCGGCCCACTCGAGGGCGGGGCGGGCGGGCAGTCCGCGGCGCCGGTGTTCCGGGAGATTTCGTCCTGGCTGATCAACCGCGAGAATATTGCGCAGAGCCCACCGGCAGAGCCGTTCGTTCTGGAACAGCGGTAA
- the mraY gene encoding phospho-N-acetylmuramoyl-pentapeptide-transferase — protein sequence MVQIFIAGAVAFLVAIFVTPLLIRYFNRRALGQEIREDGPKSHARKRGTPTMGGIAILVAITLGYLASGLWSLSTGHRVFSASGLIVLGLTLALGAVGFADDGIKLFMKRNLGLNKTAKLVAQLGIALAFGILVLQFPDDSGLTPASTNLSFVRDLDTINFAAVGGVVGTIMFLIFAYFLLAAWSNAVNLTDGLDGLAAGTTALVMAAYTGVTFWQFRNSCAAAPGPGCYDVRDPLDLAVLAAAGFGACVGFLWWNASPAKIFMGDTGSLALGGLVAGLSVTSKTELLMVIIGALFVIEAASVVIQVVSFKATGKRVFRMAPFHHHFENGGWAETTVVIRFWLIAAMSVATGLALFYGEWLTRVGATLP from the coding sequence ATGGTTCAAATCTTCATCGCGGGAGCGGTTGCGTTCCTCGTGGCAATCTTTGTGACTCCGCTGCTCATCCGGTACTTCAACCGGCGAGCTCTGGGCCAGGAGATTCGCGAGGACGGGCCGAAGTCGCACGCGCGCAAGCGCGGCACGCCCACGATGGGCGGCATCGCCATTCTTGTCGCAATCACGCTCGGTTACCTCGCGTCGGGGCTGTGGTCGTTGTCGACGGGCCACCGCGTCTTCAGCGCCTCGGGCCTCATCGTTCTCGGGCTCACCCTCGCTCTGGGCGCCGTCGGGTTCGCTGACGACGGCATCAAGCTGTTTATGAAGCGCAACCTGGGCCTGAACAAAACCGCGAAGCTCGTTGCCCAGCTAGGCATCGCCCTCGCGTTCGGCATCCTCGTTCTGCAGTTCCCGGATGACAGCGGCCTCACGCCGGCATCGACGAACCTGAGCTTTGTGCGCGACTTGGACACGATCAACTTCGCCGCCGTCGGAGGCGTCGTGGGGACGATCATGTTCCTCATCTTCGCCTACTTCCTCCTCGCCGCGTGGTCGAACGCCGTCAACCTCACCGACGGCCTCGACGGGCTCGCGGCGGGCACCACCGCACTCGTCATGGCGGCCTACACCGGTGTGACGTTCTGGCAGTTCCGCAACTCCTGCGCGGCCGCGCCGGGCCCCGGGTGCTACGACGTGCGCGACCCCCTCGACCTGGCGGTGCTGGCCGCCGCGGGCTTCGGCGCGTGCGTCGGCTTCCTGTGGTGGAACGCTTCCCCGGCGAAGATCTTCATGGGTGACACCGGCTCCCTCGCCCTTGGCGGGCTCGTGGCCGGCCTGTCCGTCACCTCCAAGACGGAGCTGCTGATGGTTATTATCGGCGCTCTGTTCGTCATCGAGGCCGCGTCAGTGGTGATCCAGGTTGTCTCCTTCAAGGCCACCGGCAAGCGCGTGTTCCGCATGGCGCCGTTCCACCACCACTTTGAAAACGGCGGGTGGGCGGAGACGACCGTGGTCATCCGCTTCTGGCTGATCGCGGCGATGTCTGTCGCGACGGGCCTTGCCCTGTTCTACGGTGAGTGGCTGACCAGGGTCGGGGCGACGCTGCCGTGA
- the mraZ gene encoding division/cell wall cluster transcriptional repressor MraZ, with protein MFLGTYTPKLDDKGRLTLPAKFREDLADGLMVTKGQDHSLAVYPREEFAARARKAAAASRTNPKARAFIRNLAASADEQTLDGSGRITLSPAHRDYAHLSKECVVIGSVDFLEIWDAQSWADYQQETEAAFAAADDDDILSGLL; from the coding sequence ATGTTTCTGGGTACCTACACTCCCAAGCTCGACGACAAGGGGCGCCTGACGCTGCCCGCCAAGTTCCGCGAGGACCTGGCGGACGGGTTGATGGTGACCAAGGGGCAGGACCACTCGTTGGCGGTCTATCCCCGCGAGGAGTTTGCGGCACGCGCCCGTAAGGCGGCCGCAGCTTCGCGCACGAACCCCAAGGCGCGCGCCTTTATCCGAAATCTGGCTGCCAGTGCGGATGAGCAAACGCTGGACGGTTCCGGTCGCATCACGCTGTCACCTGCGCACCGCGACTATGCGCACCTGTCAAAGGAGTGCGTGGTCATCGGTTCAGTCGATTTTTTGGAGATCTGGGACGCGCAGTCCTGGGCCGACTACCAGCAAGAAACCGAGGCCGCCTTCGCGGCGGCCGATGACGACGACATTCTCTCCGGTCTGTTGTAG
- a CDS encoding UDP-N-acetylmuramoyl-tripeptide--D-alanyl-D-alanine ligase codes for MIPLELATIAEITGGRLSDGANPHAIVDGFVEFDSRKISPGGLFIALPGKHVDGHSFAAAAVEQGAAGVLAAKDVGVPAVVVPKAAKRDGDNSDLAANDPDGSAAGVVAGMSKLASYVANHLTHNHGLSIVGITGSAGKTSTKDLIANVLSAAGETVAPPGSFNNEIGHPYTVLRCTESTRFLVAEMSARGIGHIAHLATIAPPTFGVVLNIGSAHLGEFGSKENIAVAKGELVEALPAAADGGVAILNADDPLVTAMDSRTGARVVRFSAEGNSADYYATDVSLDDVTRASFTLHSPGNAPQRVNLNVFGAHQVSNALAAAAVGIESGIDAATVARALSSAHGVSGNRMDVQTRADGVTVINDAYNANPDSMRAGIAALGFTAAGRPGARSIAVLGEMGELGSDSVSAHHELGNELARYRVTHLVAVGDNDAMTALKDRARDRGIRVEAAADVEEAADLVNGILSAPPAGEEGWYDRDVRDVVLVKASNALGLWAVAGSLLEGHSMRGDKNLESNFGDGER; via the coding sequence ATGATCCCTCTGGAATTAGCCACGATCGCTGAGATCACCGGCGGACGGCTGAGTGACGGCGCGAACCCGCACGCCATTGTCGACGGGTTCGTCGAGTTCGACTCGCGCAAGATCTCCCCGGGAGGGCTGTTCATCGCGCTCCCCGGAAAACACGTTGACGGGCACAGCTTCGCTGCGGCCGCCGTGGAGCAAGGAGCTGCCGGCGTCCTCGCGGCCAAGGACGTGGGAGTCCCCGCCGTGGTTGTGCCGAAGGCCGCGAAACGCGACGGCGACAACTCCGACCTCGCCGCGAACGACCCGGATGGTTCGGCCGCCGGGGTCGTCGCGGGAATGTCCAAACTGGCGAGCTATGTAGCCAACCATCTCACCCACAACCACGGGCTATCCATCGTCGGCATCACCGGCTCGGCCGGCAAGACCTCAACGAAGGACCTCATCGCCAACGTTCTTTCCGCCGCGGGAGAAACCGTCGCGCCCCCGGGCTCGTTCAACAACGAAATCGGTCACCCGTACACGGTGCTGCGTTGCACGGAGTCCACCCGGTTCCTCGTCGCGGAGATGTCGGCGCGTGGCATCGGCCATATCGCCCACTTGGCGACGATCGCGCCCCCGACGTTCGGCGTTGTCCTCAATATCGGCTCTGCCCACCTGGGCGAATTCGGGTCGAAGGAGAATATCGCCGTGGCAAAGGGCGAGCTTGTCGAAGCCCTGCCAGCCGCCGCCGATGGCGGGGTGGCTATCCTCAACGCCGATGACCCGCTGGTGACCGCCATGGATTCACGCACCGGTGCCCGGGTGGTGCGCTTCTCGGCCGAGGGCAACAGCGCCGATTACTACGCCACGGATGTCTCGCTTGATGACGTCACCCGCGCCTCGTTCACCCTGCATTCGCCGGGCAACGCCCCGCAGCGGGTCAACCTCAACGTGTTCGGCGCCCACCAGGTCTCCAACGCTCTGGCGGCCGCGGCCGTCGGCATCGAGTCGGGGATCGACGCTGCGACGGTGGCGCGCGCCCTGAGCAGCGCACACGGCGTGTCGGGGAACCGGATGGACGTGCAGACCCGCGCCGACGGTGTGACCGTAATCAACGACGCCTACAACGCCAACCCCGACTCCATGCGCGCCGGGATCGCCGCCCTCGGCTTCACCGCGGCAGGTAGACCGGGAGCGCGGTCCATCGCCGTGTTGGGCGAGATGGGGGAGCTCGGGAGCGATTCCGTCAGCGCCCACCACGAACTGGGCAACGAGCTGGCCCGCTACCGCGTGACGCACTTGGTCGCGGTCGGTGACAACGACGCCATGACAGCCCTGAAGGACCGGGCGCGCGACCGCGGGATCCGTGTCGAAGCCGCGGCCGACGTGGAGGAGGCTGCGGATCTGGTGAACGGCATCTTGTCTGCGCCGCCCGCAGGGGAGGAGGGCTGGTACGACCGCGACGTCCGCGACGTGGTGCTGGTCAAGGCTTCCAACGCCCTCGGCCTCTGGGCGGTAGCCGGCAGCTTGCTCGAGGGGCATAGCATGAGGGGCGACAAAAATCTCGAGAGCAACTTCGGAGACGGGGAGCGTTAA